One region of Chryseobacterium sp. C-71 genomic DNA includes:
- a CDS encoding helix-turn-helix domain-containing protein translates to MNNHKFLLNTPELKKENQLINLVENQTKFNLNNCEFSIYETHKAAFDVKLHFDTIAFTAMLQGRKYMKLENKTNYCDYLPGESVLVAPGETMVIDFPDADETPSQCISLSLNPEFIENSLNHLNYNFAKVDETSSWNLQLDEYFLFNNKSLASATNNIMRIAMDDNSQKDIMADFALKELLIRLMQTQARSMVEKNLAKNKSRIGFVVDYIKNNIHQKLSIDSIAKLAYVSKSNFFKMFKDELGTSPNDFILQERINKAKELLALNNSIKETAFQTGFSDTNYFTRVFKQLVGVTPKSYQNKSISF, encoded by the coding sequence ATGAACAATCATAAGTTTTTATTGAATACTCCTGAATTAAAGAAGGAAAATCAGCTTATCAACTTAGTTGAAAATCAGACTAAATTTAATCTTAACAATTGTGAATTCAGCATTTATGAAACCCACAAAGCAGCTTTTGATGTTAAACTGCATTTTGACACGATTGCTTTCACGGCAATGCTTCAAGGTAGAAAATACATGAAGCTAGAAAACAAAACCAATTATTGCGATTATTTACCCGGAGAAAGTGTTTTGGTTGCGCCCGGAGAAACAATGGTGATTGATTTTCCTGATGCTGATGAAACGCCTTCACAATGTATTTCTTTAAGTTTAAATCCTGAATTTATCGAAAACTCTCTGAATCATCTGAACTATAATTTCGCCAAAGTAGATGAAACCTCATCATGGAATCTACAGCTTGACGAATATTTTTTATTTAATAACAAATCATTGGCTTCAGCCACCAATAACATTATGAGAATCGCCATGGATGATAATTCTCAAAAAGACATCATGGCTGATTTCGCTTTGAAAGAACTATTGATAAGACTTATGCAAACACAGGCAAGAAGTATGGTTGAGAAAAATTTGGCTAAAAATAAATCAAGAATTGGTTTTGTAGTAGATTATATCAAAAATAATATTCATCAGAAACTTTCTATCGACAGCATTGCGAAACTGGCTTATGTGAGCAAATCTAATTTTTTCAAAATGTTCAAAGACGAGCTGGGAACTTCGCCTAATGATTTTATTCTTCAGGAGCGCATTAATAAAGCGAAAGAACTTTTAGCTTTAAACAACAGCATCAAGGAAACTGCTTTTCAGACTGGTTTTTCAGATACGAATTACTTTACCAGAGTTTTTAAGCAGTTGGTTGGGGTGACGCCGAAGAGTTATCAGAATAAATCAATTAGTTTTTAG
- a CDS encoding hydroxymethylglutaryl-CoA synthase family protein — protein sequence MGFGIEAASYYVPSLYLEIKDLAEKRGIEPAKLEKGLGLHKMGFPDVHEDAATFAAEALLKLIKDYQINPKEISRIYLGTESAIDAAKPTASYSMQMVEKVLEEEFGERCFKNCDVVDMTFACIGAVDALHNSLDFVRVNTDKKAVVIASDYAKYELASSGEYTQGGGAVSLLISAKPDLIEIENNWGIATESVFDFFKPRRHFKKEDLINAPENFPDKIEVFTDEPVFDGQYSNQCYQDRIREAYEHYKVVSRKEKPYENWKYLIFHLPYAFHGKRVFTEIYSLENGLSYSNPDEQKAVAKSEEYLKFISEKIEKTQSASSEIGNMYTASIFMALLSGLQTSFNENEELTGQEIGFLGYGSGSKSKVFAGKVSENWKSVVEKWNLFENLNGRLAIDFDTYEKLHRKQLEHSVNPDYDGFGLESVELENPLLKGARYYTYKG from the coding sequence ATGGGTTTTGGAATTGAGGCAGCAAGTTATTATGTGCCTTCTTTGTATTTGGAAATTAAAGATTTAGCAGAAAAAAGAGGAATCGAACCGGCAAAATTGGAGAAAGGTTTGGGTTTACACAAAATGGGATTTCCGGATGTTCATGAAGATGCTGCAACTTTTGCAGCAGAAGCTTTGTTAAAATTAATCAAAGATTATCAAATCAATCCAAAAGAAATTTCCCGTATTTATTTAGGTACAGAAAGTGCAATCGATGCCGCAAAACCTACCGCTTCCTACTCAATGCAGATGGTAGAAAAGGTTCTGGAAGAAGAATTCGGAGAAAGATGTTTCAAAAACTGTGATGTTGTAGATATGACTTTTGCGTGTATTGGCGCCGTAGATGCGCTTCACAATTCATTAGATTTTGTAAGAGTAAATACTGATAAAAAAGCAGTAGTCATTGCAAGCGATTATGCAAAATACGAGTTGGCTTCTTCCGGTGAATATACGCAAGGTGGAGGAGCAGTTTCTTTGCTAATTTCTGCCAAACCTGATTTAATTGAGATAGAAAACAACTGGGGAATTGCTACCGAAAGTGTTTTTGATTTTTTCAAACCAAGAAGACATTTCAAAAAAGAAGATTTAATCAATGCTCCCGAAAACTTTCCCGATAAAATTGAAGTCTTCACCGACGAACCAGTTTTTGACGGGCAATATTCCAACCAATGTTATCAGGATAGAATCAGAGAAGCGTATGAACATTATAAAGTAGTTTCAAGAAAAGAAAAGCCTTACGAAAACTGGAAATATTTGATTTTCCATCTTCCATACGCATTCCACGGGAAAAGAGTTTTTACTGAAATTTACAGCTTAGAAAACGGACTATCCTATTCAAATCCTGACGAACAAAAGGCGGTTGCGAAATCTGAGGAGTATTTAAAATTTATTAGTGAGAAAATTGAAAAAACGCAGAGTGCATCATCAGAAATTGGTAATATGTACACGGCATCTATTTTCATGGCTTTACTTTCAGGTTTACAGACTTCTTTTAATGAAAATGAAGAATTAACCGGACAGGAAATCGGGTTTTTGGGTTACGGAAGCGGCTCTAAATCAAAAGTTTTTGCCGGTAAAGTTTCTGAAAACTGGAAAAGTGTCGTTGAAAAATGGAATTTATTTGAAAATCTTAATGGACGGCTAGCCATCGATTTTGATACCTATGAAAAACTTCACAGAAAACAATTGGAACATTCTGTAAATCCTGATTATGACGGATTTGGTTTAGAATCTGTAGAATTGGAAAATCCTCTGTTGAAAGGAGCGAGGTATTATACTTATAAAGGTTAA
- a CDS encoding M1 family metallopeptidase, with product MKKIILSVAILGALFSGNVSAQTETSGREKVYRATSAKVTELKHTKLKVNFDYQKEQMNGEEWLTASPYFYATNELILDAKGMLIHEVALDVNGKKSPLKFDYKNDVLKITLDKTYQKNQDYTVYIKYTARPNEVKQEGSMAISDAKGLYFINAQGQDPDKPTQIWTQGETESSSAWFPTIDKSIQKTTQEIYMTVPDKYVTLSNGILKDSQKESNGLRTDHWVMDKRHSTYLFFMGVGEYAVVKDKWKNIAVDYYIEKEYEPYAKQIYGNTPEMIEFFSKKLGYDYPWSKYAQISGRDYVSGAMENTTATLHGSDILQKPGQLIDENKWEDTIAHELFHHWFGDLVTAESWSNLTVNESFANYSEYLWNEYKYGKDQADYHQMEDVNHYIHNPSDFKKDLVRFDYASREDVFDLVTYQKGGGILHMLRNYLGDEAFFAGMNDYLKTYEYKNAEAHQLRLSFEKVSGKDLNWFFNQWYFGSGHPKLNYSYTFEPVKKQVTVVVNQSQELPFEFPLTIDVYDNGKPKRQQVWVNATAKNTFSFDVSKNPDLVNINADGILVADVTETKTPEQNLMQFTGSKEFKSRYNALTAIKDQVGKSPAATKLLSAALKDPYFRVRQKALELMDLSNAEQLKALGADVERLASNDPKTLVQGAAIAALAKTKDKKYLPIFEKGVNAVSNSVRGNSVAAALDVDPSKANTLADKIDLNGASEDLLSKMLPVIVKNKVTSQMSNIASLVAFYPFIKFQNPELGKSAEEGYNWIMTSDNLKATESITKILGQAKGQMGENPQVKMMISQMLKDGLTKKMELLKQNPQKGSSINPQIDAINKAIENFK from the coding sequence ATGAAGAAAATCATTTTATCTGTTGCAATATTGGGAGCTTTGTTTTCCGGAAATGTATCTGCACAAACTGAAACTTCAGGCAGAGAAAAAGTATACAGAGCAACATCTGCAAAAGTAACGGAGCTTAAGCATACCAAACTTAAAGTCAATTTTGATTATCAGAAAGAGCAGATGAATGGGGAAGAATGGTTAACGGCTTCGCCTTACTTTTATGCGACCAACGAATTGATTCTGGATGCAAAAGGCATGCTGATTCATGAAGTTGCGTTGGATGTCAATGGAAAAAAATCTCCTTTAAAATTTGATTATAAAAATGATGTTTTAAAGATTACATTAGACAAAACTTACCAGAAAAATCAAGATTATACGGTTTATATCAAATATACAGCTCGTCCGAATGAAGTGAAGCAGGAAGGAAGCATGGCAATCAGCGATGCAAAAGGTCTTTATTTTATCAATGCTCAAGGTCAGGATCCTGATAAACCCACTCAAATCTGGACGCAAGGAGAAACTGAATCTTCTTCAGCTTGGTTTCCGACGATCGATAAATCAATCCAAAAAACAACTCAGGAAATCTACATGACGGTTCCTGATAAATATGTAACGCTGTCAAATGGTATTCTTAAAGATTCTCAAAAAGAATCAAATGGTTTAAGAACCGATCATTGGGTAATGGATAAAAGGCACTCAACCTACCTTTTCTTCATGGGAGTGGGTGAATATGCCGTGGTAAAAGACAAGTGGAAAAATATTGCGGTTGACTATTACATCGAGAAAGAATACGAGCCGTACGCAAAACAGATTTACGGAAACACACCAGAAATGATTGAGTTTTTCTCTAAAAAATTGGGTTACGATTATCCGTGGTCAAAATATGCACAGATTTCCGGTAGAGATTACGTAAGTGGTGCAATGGAAAATACCACAGCAACGTTACACGGAAGTGATATTTTACAAAAACCAGGACAGTTAATCGATGAGAATAAATGGGAAGATACGATTGCTCACGAATTATTCCACCATTGGTTCGGGGATTTGGTGACGGCAGAAAGCTGGAGTAATTTAACCGTAAACGAATCTTTTGCCAACTACTCAGAATATCTTTGGAACGAGTACAAATACGGAAAAGATCAGGCAGATTATCATCAGATGGAAGATGTGAATCATTACATTCACAATCCTTCAGATTTCAAAAAAGATCTGGTGAGATTTGATTATGCTTCTCGTGAAGATGTTTTCGATTTGGTAACGTATCAGAAAGGTGGCGGAATTCTTCACATGCTGAGAAATTATTTAGGAGATGAAGCATTTTTTGCCGGAATGAATGATTATTTGAAAACCTATGAATACAAAAATGCCGAAGCTCACCAACTGAGATTATCTTTCGAAAAAGTTTCAGGAAAAGATTTAAACTGGTTCTTCAATCAATGGTATTTTGGAAGCGGGCATCCAAAATTGAATTACTCTTACACTTTTGAGCCGGTAAAAAAACAAGTGACTGTAGTTGTCAATCAGTCTCAGGAATTGCCTTTCGAGTTTCCTTTGACCATCGATGTTTACGATAACGGAAAACCAAAAAGACAACAGGTTTGGGTTAATGCAACGGCAAAAAATACATTCAGTTTTGATGTCTCAAAAAATCCTGATTTGGTCAACATTAATGCAGACGGAATATTGGTTGCAGACGTTACTGAAACTAAAACACCCGAGCAGAATCTGATGCAGTTTACAGGTTCGAAAGAATTTAAAAGCAGATACAATGCTTTAACGGCTATCAAAGATCAGGTAGGAAAAAGCCCTGCAGCAACTAAATTATTGTCTGCGGCGTTAAAAGATCCTTATTTCAGAGTAAGACAGAAAGCTTTGGAATTAATGGACTTATCAAACGCTGAACAACTAAAAGCTTTAGGAGCAGATGTTGAAAGATTAGCTTCAAATGATCCTAAAACTTTAGTTCAGGGAGCCGCAATTGCAGCTTTGGCAAAGACAAAAGATAAAAAATACCTTCCGATTTTTGAAAAAGGTGTCAATGCCGTTTCAAATTCTGTAAGAGGAAATTCTGTTGCAGCAGCTTTAGATGTTGATCCTTCCAAGGCAAATACTTTGGCTGATAAAATCGATTTGAACGGAGCTTCAGAAGATTTGTTAAGTAAAATGCTTCCTGTTATTGTTAAAAATAAAGTGACCTCACAAATGTCGAATATTGCTTCATTGGTTGCTTTCTATCCTTTTATTAAATTCCAGAATCCTGAATTGGGCAAGTCTGCCGAAGAAGGATACAACTGGATCATGACTTCCGATAATTTAAAAGCTACGGAAAGCATTACCAAAATTCTTGGTCAGGCAAAAGGTCAGATGGGAGAAAATCCTCAGGTGAAAATGATGATTTCTCAAATGTTAAAAGATGGTTTGACGAAGAAAATGGAACTTCTGAAACAAAATCCTCAAAAAGGTTCAAGCATCAATCCACAGATTGACGCAATTAATAAAGCAATTGAAAATTTCAAATAG
- a CDS encoding thymidylate synthase codes for MQNYLDLLKHIKENGIDKTDRTGTGTRSVFGYQLRYDLSKGFPMVTTKKVHLKSIIYELLWFLKGDTNVQYLNDNGVSIWDEWADENGDLGPVYGAQWRSWNGANNKVVDQISEVIDQIKKNPDSRRLIVSAWNVAEIPNMALAPCHALFQFYVADGKLSLQLYQRSADVFLGVPFNIASYALLLMMVAQVCDLEVGDYVHSFGDVHIYNNHFEQVDRQLSREPKQLPTMKLNPEIKDIFDFNFEDFTLENYDPHPGIKAPVAI; via the coding sequence ATGCAAAATTATTTAGACCTTCTAAAACATATCAAAGAAAACGGAATCGACAAAACCGACCGTACAGGAACGGGAACGAGAAGTGTTTTTGGATATCAGTTGAGATATGATTTGTCTAAAGGTTTTCCGATGGTAACAACCAAAAAGGTGCATTTAAAATCAATTATTTACGAATTACTTTGGTTTTTGAAAGGCGATACCAACGTACAATATCTGAATGACAACGGCGTTAGCATTTGGGACGAATGGGCTGATGAAAACGGAGATTTAGGTCCTGTTTACGGTGCTCAATGGAGAAGCTGGAACGGAGCGAATAATAAAGTGGTTGATCAGATTTCGGAAGTGATTGATCAGATCAAAAAAAATCCGGATTCCAGAAGATTGATTGTTTCTGCATGGAATGTTGCAGAAATTCCTAATATGGCTTTGGCACCTTGCCACGCACTCTTTCAGTTTTATGTAGCTGACGGTAAATTATCTTTACAGCTGTATCAGAGAAGTGCCGACGTGTTTTTGGGAGTTCCTTTTAATATTGCGAGTTATGCGCTTTTATTGATGATGGTTGCGCAGGTTTGTGACCTTGAAGTGGGAGATTATGTGCACAGCTTCGGGGACGTTCATATTTACAACAATCATTTTGAGCAGGTTGACAGACAGCTTTCAAGAGAGCCAAAACAACTTCCTACTATGAAATTGAATCCTGAAATTAAAGATATTTTCGATTTTAATTTTGAAGATTTTACTTTAGAAAACTACGATCCGCATCCAGGAATTAAAGCTCCGGTGGCGATTTAA
- a CDS encoding IS982 family transposase — MILKDQITNIFVQVDDFCKEFDFQIKHMKFQALGDQKKRRNRRSMMSDSEIITIMIGFHLGAHKTFKHYYQEIVCGYWNNLFPKALSYNRFIELQQRSFVVFALFLKEKCLGKCTGISFMDSTTLKVCRNQRIHNHKVFKGLAERGKSSMGWFYGFKLHLVCNEKGELLSFYITKGNIDDRNPKHIKKMTQQLFGKLFADKGYLSKALWEMLFADGIQLFTKLRKNMKNHIMKMEDKILLRKRAIIETINDELKNHCQVEHTRHRSVSNFMMNILGSLTAYCFFPKKPSLNLKKVNDGQLFLNFA, encoded by the coding sequence ATGATTTTGAAAGACCAAATTACAAATATTTTTGTACAAGTTGATGATTTCTGTAAAGAATTTGATTTCCAAATCAAACACATGAAATTTCAGGCGCTCGGCGACCAAAAGAAGAGAAGAAACAGAAGATCTATGATGTCGGATTCTGAAATTATTACGATTATGATTGGTTTTCATCTGGGTGCACACAAAACATTTAAGCATTATTATCAGGAAATAGTTTGTGGTTATTGGAATAATTTGTTTCCCAAAGCCCTTTCCTACAATAGATTTATAGAACTTCAGCAAAGAAGCTTTGTGGTTTTTGCCTTATTTTTGAAAGAAAAATGTCTGGGTAAATGTACTGGAATCAGCTTTATGGACAGCACAACTTTAAAAGTTTGCAGAAACCAAAGGATTCACAATCACAAAGTTTTCAAAGGTTTGGCAGAGCGAGGAAAATCTTCGATGGGTTGGTTTTATGGGTTTAAACTGCATTTGGTTTGTAATGAAAAGGGAGAACTTTTATCCTTTTATATAACGAAAGGAAATATTGATGACAGAAACCCAAAGCATATCAAAAAAATGACGCAGCAGCTTTTTGGAAAACTATTTGCCGATAAAGGATATCTTTCCAAGGCTCTTTGGGAAATGCTTTTTGCTGATGGAATCCAGCTTTTTACTAAACTTCGTAAGAATATGAAGAATCATATTATGAAAATGGAAGACAAAATTTTGCTCCGAAAAAGAGCCATCATTGAAACGATCAATGATGAATTAAAGAACCATTGTCAAGTGGAACATACTCGCCACAGAAGTGTTAGTAATTTTATGATGAATATTTTGGGGAGCTTAACTGCTTATTGTTTCTTCCCCAAAAAACCATCATTAAACTTAAAAAAAGTAAATGATGGTCAATTGTTTTTAAATTTTGCTTAA
- a CDS encoding SDR family NAD(P)-dependent oxidoreductase, translating into MGILDNKVALVTGAGSGIGLAIAQSYAKEGAKVIVSDINEEHGNQAVEKIKSEGGEASFVKADTSKAEEVEALVKSTVEIYGRLDIACNNAGIGGEANQTGDYSLEGWKKVIDINLDGVFYGCKYELTQMEKNGGGVIVNIASIHGTVAAPLSSAYTSTKHAVVGLTKNIGAEYGQKNIRCNAVGPGYIDTPLLNQLDKEHKDALIAKHPMGRLGTSEEVAELVLFLSSEKASFMTGGYYLVDGGYTAV; encoded by the coding sequence ATGGGAATTTTAGATAATAAAGTAGCTCTGGTAACAGGAGCAGGTTCAGGAATCGGATTGGCAATTGCTCAGTCTTACGCAAAAGAAGGTGCTAAAGTTATCGTTTCTGATATCAATGAAGAGCACGGAAATCAGGCGGTAGAAAAAATAAAATCTGAAGGCGGTGAAGCATCTTTCGTAAAAGCTGATACTTCGAAAGCAGAAGAGGTAGAGGCTCTTGTGAAATCAACTGTCGAAATCTATGGAAGATTAGACATTGCTTGTAACAATGCCGGAATTGGCGGTGAAGCCAATCAAACAGGAGATTACAGTCTTGAAGGATGGAAAAAAGTAATCGACATCAATCTAGACGGAGTTTTTTACGGTTGTAAATATGAACTTACTCAAATGGAGAAAAACGGAGGTGGAGTAATCGTCAACATCGCTTCGATTCACGGAACGGTTGCAGCACCACTTTCTTCAGCATATACTTCAACCAAACATGCAGTGGTTGGCTTAACAAAAAATATTGGCGCTGAGTATGGACAGAAAAACATTCGTTGCAATGCAGTTGGTCCGGGATATATTGATACACCATTATTGAATCAGCTAGACAAAGAGCATAAAGATGCATTGATCGCAAAACATCCTATGGGAAGGCTTGGGACATCTGAAGAGGTTGCAGAGTTGGTTCTTTTTCTAAGCTCTGAAAAAGCATCATTCATGACAGGTGGTTATTACCTTGTTGATGGAGGTTATACGGCAGTCTAA
- a CDS encoding GreA/GreB family elongation factor, whose translation MNKENILQILKDKISEKIKTFENLIAETRASSNDTKSSMGDKYETGREMLQQEINNIQRQLNETLNQQNFVKKLNTEVCTKVQNGALVKTDKGFFYISVSSGEIVFEGKKIMTISSESPLAKAMFGKKIAETFIINNVNQVIEEIG comes from the coding sequence ATGAATAAAGAAAATATACTGCAAATTCTTAAAGATAAAATTTCAGAAAAAATAAAAACCTTCGAAAATCTTATTGCTGAAACCCGTGCTTCAAGCAACGACACGAAAAGTTCGATGGGTGACAAGTATGAAACTGGTCGAGAAATGCTGCAGCAGGAAATCAACAATATCCAAAGGCAATTAAACGAAACCTTAAACCAACAGAATTTCGTGAAAAAATTAAACACAGAGGTCTGTACAAAAGTTCAGAATGGAGCTTTGGTAAAGACAGATAAAGGATTTTTCTATATTTCGGTATCGTCAGGAGAAATTGTTTTTGAAGGCAAAAAAATAATGACTATTTCAAGTGAATCACCGTTGGCAAAAGCAATGTTTGGCAAGAAAATAGCTGAGACGTTTATCATCAACAATGTCAATCAAGTCATTGAAGAAATCGGATAA
- a CDS encoding alpha-amylase family glycosyl hydrolase, with protein MDLPTEWKHTTNIYEVNLRQYTQEGTFKAFEKEMPRLKNMGVKTLWFMPVTPIAQLNKKGTLGSQYAASDYTTINPEFGTMDEFKHMVNEAHRLGFKVIIDWVANHTGWDHVWTKTHPEFYLKDPDGSFHKASGMDDIIELDYKNQEMRKAMIDAMKFWVKETNIDGFRCDLASWVELDFWIEARPEVEKLKPLFFIGEYDELENPDYGKVFDASYSWKWMHKSADYYKKNEPLSELIDLLKQYSAIGDSSMRAWFTTNHDENSWNGTEFEKYGDITLPMTVFSATWNGIPLLYSGQELPNLKRLEFFEKDVIDWNGKYEMADFYKTLLNLKSSNPALRGGDSAVSTYLLNTTANDKILAYVRKYGQDEVLVVLNFSNDPVNFTIQDENLNGTFNNVFDKTKKDFNQGKDFNFKVSDFAVFEK; from the coding sequence ATGGATTTACCTACAGAATGGAAACATACCACCAATATTTACGAAGTTAATCTAAGACAATATACTCAGGAAGGAACTTTCAAAGCATTTGAAAAAGAAATGCCACGCCTCAAAAACATGGGTGTGAAAACCCTTTGGTTCATGCCTGTTACTCCCATTGCCCAACTTAATAAAAAGGGGACTTTGGGAAGCCAATACGCCGCTTCAGACTACACAACCATCAATCCCGAATTCGGAACGATGGATGAATTTAAACACATGGTCAACGAAGCACATCGATTAGGCTTTAAAGTAATCATCGACTGGGTCGCCAATCATACAGGTTGGGATCATGTGTGGACAAAAACTCATCCCGAATTTTATTTAAAAGATCCGGACGGAAGCTTCCACAAAGCTTCAGGAATGGATGACATCATCGAACTGGATTACAAAAACCAGGAGATGAGAAAAGCGATGATTGATGCGATGAAATTTTGGGTAAAAGAAACCAATATCGATGGTTTCAGATGTGATTTGGCATCGTGGGTAGAATTAGATTTTTGGATCGAAGCAAGACCCGAAGTCGAAAAACTCAAACCTCTTTTCTTCATCGGAGAATATGATGAACTCGAAAATCCTGATTACGGAAAAGTTTTTGATGCAAGCTACTCGTGGAAATGGATGCACAAATCCGCAGATTATTACAAGAAAAACGAACCTCTCAGCGAATTGATAGATTTGCTTAAACAATATTCTGCCATCGGAGATTCATCCATGAGAGCATGGTTTACAACCAATCATGACGAAAATTCATGGAACGGGACAGAATTTGAAAAATATGGCGATATCACATTGCCAATGACTGTATTTTCTGCAACCTGGAACGGAATTCCGCTTTTGTATTCAGGTCAGGAACTTCCCAACTTAAAAAGATTAGAGTTCTTCGAAAAAGATGTCATCGACTGGAACGGGAAGTATGAAATGGCAGATTTCTATAAAACACTATTAAACTTAAAGTCTTCAAATCCTGCTTTGCGAGGAGGAGATTCCGCAGTTTCAACTTATCTGCTAAACACCACAGCCAACGATAAAATTTTGGCGTATGTGAGAAAATACGGACAAGATGAGGTTTTAGTGGTTTTAAATTTTTCAAATGATCCGGTGAATTTTACCATTCAGGATGAAAATTTAAACGGAACTTTCAATAATGTTTTTGACAAAACAAAAAAAGATTTTAATCAAGGAAAAGATTTTAATTTTAAAGTTTCTGATTTCGCTGTTTTTGAAAAATAA
- a CDS encoding plasmid pRiA4b ORF-3 family protein: MVYKIRVILDTKEDIFRDVEIKGKQTLWNLHLGIKSAFNLSGDELSTFNLLEEDGTIVKSVPLEDMSDEGDGEIMSDVYIDEAFENAGDKAQFQYGLLDLWEFFCELVEVNEETKGVNYPITVYRFGNAPLKAPSKSGGAGSKNKKSAMPLMDDDFGFEDDFGAVNSFADEDDDSFDDDEDDDYNDDVFDDEDDSDDDRI; this comes from the coding sequence ATGGTTTACAAAATCCGTGTAATATTAGATACAAAAGAAGATATTTTCCGTGATGTTGAAATTAAAGGAAAACAAACACTCTGGAACCTTCATTTAGGAATCAAAAGTGCTTTCAACCTTAGTGGTGATGAGCTTTCTACTTTTAATCTCCTCGAAGAAGATGGTACCATTGTGAAGAGCGTTCCTCTGGAAGATATGAGTGATGAAGGGGATGGCGAGATTATGTCAGACGTTTACATCGATGAAGCATTTGAAAATGCTGGCGACAAAGCACAGTTTCAGTACGGTTTGCTTGACCTGTGGGAGTTTTTCTGCGAATTGGTAGAAGTAAACGAAGAAACAAAAGGGGTGAATTACCCGATTACCGTTTACAGATTCGGAAATGCTCCATTGAAAGCTCCAAGCAAAAGTGGAGGTGCAGGCTCAAAAAACAAAAAATCAGCAATGCCTTTGATGGATGATGATTTTGGTTTTGAAGATGACTTCGGGGCAGTCAACAGTTTTGCAGACGAAGATGATGATAGCTTCGATGATGACGAAGATGACGACTACAACGATGATGTATTCGATGATGAAGATGACAGCGACGACGATAGAATCTAA
- a CDS encoding cell wall metabolism sensor histidine kinase WalK produces MKFYRLSFISSCLLTLVMLVLVVIFDALNEKYDHNSFFKIGFIISVLVMFVVNYVVLELLFSYYAKKQVRNISKILPEEIVYDNQENITLKELGERFSDFNQQKVTEMEVMKKMESYRKEYIGNVSHELKTPLFSIQGYVETLSEGGVENLNIRDKYLERIGISVERLIAIVNDLDMINRLEAGEIDVTVSKFDVNILVKEIFDLLDLEAEKNNTVLQLQTLQSQIFVEADKQKISQVFINLISNAIHYANRQEAKVVVKTSVLRNKVLIEVIDNGMGIKEELLPRIFERFYRVETSRSRRQGGSGLGLAIVKHILEAHNENITVESVYLEGTKFSFMLEKSK; encoded by the coding sequence TTGAAATTTTACAGACTTAGTTTCATCTCATCATGTCTGTTGACATTGGTGATGTTGGTTTTGGTCGTCATTTTTGATGCCCTGAACGAGAAATATGACCACAACTCATTTTTTAAAATAGGTTTTATCATCTCTGTTTTGGTCATGTTTGTTGTCAATTACGTAGTTCTCGAATTACTTTTCAGTTACTATGCCAAAAAGCAGGTAAGAAATATCTCCAAAATTTTGCCGGAAGAGATTGTTTACGACAATCAGGAAAACATCACCTTAAAAGAATTAGGTGAAAGATTCTCCGACTTCAACCAGCAAAAAGTCACCGAGATGGAAGTGATGAAAAAGATGGAAAGTTACCGTAAAGAATACATCGGAAACGTTTCTCATGAGCTAAAAACTCCTCTTTTTTCAATTCAGGGATACGTAGAAACCTTGAGCGAAGGTGGCGTAGAAAATCTGAACATTAGAGACAAATATCTCGAAAGAATCGGTATCTCAGTCGAAAGATTGATTGCGATCGTCAATGATTTGGATATGATCAATAGGCTGGAAGCAGGAGAAATAGATGTTACCGTTTCAAAATTTGATGTTAATATCTTGGTTAAAGAAATTTTCGATCTTCTTGATCTGGAAGCTGAGAAAAATAATACTGTTCTGCAATTACAGACTTTACAAAGTCAGATATTTGTAGAGGCCGACAAACAAAAGATATCGCAGGTTTTCATTAATCTCATTTCAAACGCAATACATTACGCCAATAGGCAGGAAGCCAAGGTTGTCGTTAAAACAAGTGTTCTCAGAAACAAAGTACTCATCGAAGTGATCGACAACGGAATGGGAATTAAAGAAGAACTTCTCCCAAGAATCTTCGAGCGTTTTTACCGTGTAGAAACCAGCCGAAGCCGACGACAGGGCGGTTCTGGTTTGGGTCTTGCTATCGTGAAGCACATATTAGAAGCTCATAACGAAAACATTACGGTAGAAAGTGTGTATCTTGAAGGTACCAAATTCAGTTTTATGCTCGAAAAAAGCAAATAA